The Candidatus Eisenbacteria bacterium genome has a segment encoding these proteins:
- a CDS encoding zinc-binding dehydrogenase — protein MKAVVIRSHGGLDALRAEEKPDPVPGPGEVLVEIHAAGLNHLDLWVRKGVPGHEFPLPLVPGSDGSGVIAGLGGGAAGLALGEEVVLAPATSCGTCAACASGEDHRCSDFKILGEACDGTCAEKVVVPRANVFPKPKNLSFEEAASFPLAFLTAWHMLVARAALRPGETVLVHAAGSGVGSAAVQIAKLWNARVIATAGSAAKAERARALGADDVIDSGKEDFARAVRAITERRGADIVIEHVGAATWEGSLRSLARHGRLVTCGATSGHEVSLNLRVLFFKSLSLLGSTMGSRGEFASIVKHFEEGRLRPIVDRVLPLGEIREAHRLLESREVFGKIVLVP, from the coding sequence ATGAAGGCGGTCGTCATTCGCTCGCACGGCGGTCTCGATGCGCTCCGCGCGGAAGAGAAGCCCGATCCGGTCCCGGGTCCGGGCGAGGTGCTCGTGGAGATCCACGCGGCGGGCCTCAATCACCTCGATCTCTGGGTGCGGAAGGGAGTGCCGGGTCACGAGTTCCCGCTCCCTCTCGTCCCCGGGAGCGACGGCTCGGGCGTCATTGCCGGTCTCGGCGGCGGAGCGGCCGGCCTCGCGCTCGGCGAGGAGGTCGTGCTCGCGCCCGCCACGAGCTGCGGAACGTGCGCGGCGTGCGCCTCGGGAGAAGATCATCGATGCTCCGACTTCAAGATCCTAGGCGAGGCTTGCGACGGAACGTGCGCCGAAAAGGTCGTCGTTCCGCGCGCGAACGTCTTTCCCAAACCGAAGAACCTCTCCTTCGAGGAGGCGGCGTCTTTCCCCCTCGCGTTTCTCACCGCGTGGCACATGCTCGTCGCGCGCGCGGCGCTGCGGCCCGGGGAGACCGTGCTCGTCCACGCGGCCGGGAGCGGCGTCGGAAGCGCGGCCGTTCAGATCGCCAAGCTCTGGAACGCCCGCGTGATCGCGACCGCGGGGAGCGCGGCGAAGGCGGAGCGAGCGCGCGCGCTCGGAGCGGACGATGTTATCGACAGCGGGAAAGAGGACTTCGCGCGCGCGGTCCGCGCGATCACGGAAAGGCGCGGGGCGGACATCGTGATCGAGCACGTCGGCGCGGCGACGTGGGAGGGGAGCCTTCGCTCGCTCGCGAGGCACGGGAGGCTCGTCACCTGCGGCGCGACGTCCGGCCATGAGGTCTCGCTCAACCTACGCGTCCTCTTCTTCAAGTCGCTCAGCCTTCTCGGATCGACGATGGGGAGCCGAGGCGAGTTCGCTTCAATCGTGAAGCACTTCGAGGAGGGACGGCTTCGTCCGATCGTCGACCGGGTGCTCCCTCTCGGCGAGATCCGCGAGGCGCACCGGCTCTTGGAGTCGCGCGAGGTGTTCGGGAAGATCGTCCTCGTGCCTTGA